A stretch of Spodoptera frugiperda isolate SF20-4 chromosome 6, AGI-APGP_CSIRO_Sfru_2.0, whole genome shotgun sequence DNA encodes these proteins:
- the LOC118267550 gene encoding symplekin, translating into MASLSSNQSNTLAQNQLIQWINDAGMAEGGRRSDLLRKIVELMLHQCSSAIPLYIDNILSYVNDKSTDVKKQVISFIEELSKLHPQYIPKIIAELRLLVSDLVIAVQKRAIQASSIVYRNTLMWICQGRAEMSEMQFVWENITQLKLLVLNMIDSDNEGIRTHSIKFLEEVVLLQTPSDGAGDEFSLDTLPANMTFINRRSLEEESEHIFKLLVKFHNSQHISSVNLMACMTTLCLLAKFRPKFMPRVIQALGDLHTTLPPTLSQSQVNSVRKHLKMLLINLIKHPSSNDMMPQLTQLLLDIGMTTQEINKVLPKEKRNKRVGELKNGDAPAKRMRIDSPQSNSQGSDSNSRSDFNMFDDDTPPAPKPPVVPTEDSLYEGINNVDNVVNLVTHTLVNHLPSEMPSNFVNVYKAIPNSGTRAQKKNLAKMLLALINNKEEPEPIAPPSTSSLSDLTSKIPLLRDDEEKVTLKNAVAKLQESTKDRQIESAVSKLMEETRQEQLKEEERKQKEKEKPVAPPTPTVPKLKQKVKLLKLQEITRPIPKEIKERLITQAVSRILNAETESAIGGVAHMRAKFITIFASSYTPELRDLVLNHILEDPANRIDLALSWLYEEYAFMQGFNRHPVTLQPKVHEKHDQNYNQLLCALITQISERGDPVMEGSKDMLLRKIYSECPVVTDEAVDYLKHLVTEEKVALLALELLEELCLMRPPRAHKYITSLVCHVLNENEEIRDVALKAVLKIYKRTSDAVRKVIEKHSLLYLGFISMPHPPHELCDSRTGRAMWTDELYHMCLNLIMALLPTNEELIIEVARVYGTAGAEAKRCVLRAVEGPVRAAAPRQATQLSPAYVALLDECPRGAETLLTRLVHIFTEKAPPSQELVSKVRELYATRVSDVRFLIPVLTGLSKKEILAALPKLIKLNPMVVKEVFNKLLGLQNPHDENSPVTPAELLVTLHLIDPSKADLKYIIKATALCFAEKQTYTQDVLSAVLQRLSEEPEIPVLMMRTVLQALTLYPALGPLVLNILQLLIEKEVWLNKVAWEGWVKCCERLVPACGALLAGLGPRPLAQAAAAPRLLAALRDHLHQMPPHHRNALPHHVLALAQQEPAPAYPAPPTPGPGMAPMSVPPPSMTPVPSSTPIPTLTPVPPPNPVEPLPPGME; encoded by the exons atggcTAGTTTATCAAGTAATCAAAGCAATACCCTTGCACAAAACCAG CTAATACAATGGATAAACGATGCTGGAATGGCGGAAGGGGGCAGGAGATCGGATTTACTGAGGAAAATAGTGGAACTGATGCTGCATCAGTGTTCTTCGGCGATTCCTTTGTATATAGACAACATCCTGAGCTATGTGAACGACAAATCAACGGACGTGAAGAAGCAGGTCATCTCATTTATTGAGGAGCTGAG TAAACTCCATCCGCAATACATACCGAAGATCATCGCAGAACTGCGTTTACTAGTCAGTGACTTGGTGATCGCTGTGCAGAAGCGAGCAATCCAGGCGTCTAGTATTGTGTACCGTAATACTCTCATGTGGATCTGTCAGGGCAGAGCGGAAATGTCTGAGATGCAGTTTGTATGGGAAAACATCACACAACTGAAG TTGCTAGTCCTGAACATGATAGACAGTGACAACGAAGGTATACGGACCCACTCCATAAAGTTCCTGGAAGAAGTGGTCCTCCTGCAGACTCCTAGTGATGGAGCTGGAGACGAGTTCAGCCTGGACACTCTGCCTGCTAATATGACCTTTATCAATCGACGGTCTTTGGAAGAAGAATCTga GCACATATTCAAACTACTGGTAAAATTCCACAACTCGCAGCACATATCTAGTGTGAACTTGATGGCTTGTATGACCACACTCTGCCTGCTCGCTAAGTTCAGACCAAAGTTCATGCCGCGAGTCATACAAGCGCTGGGTGACCTCCACACGACGCTGCCACCGACGCTATCACAGTCACAAGTGAACTCAGTGAGGAAACACCTCAAAATGCTCCTCATCAACCTCATAAAACATCCATCGTCCAACGATATGATGCCGCAACTGACACAACTGTTGTTGGACATCGGAatgacgacacaggagataaacAAGGTGCTACCGAAAGAGAAAAGGAATAAGCGCGTCGGAGAATTGAAGAATGGCGATGCTCCGGCTAAGAGGATGAGGATAGACTCCCCTCAGAGCAACAGCCAGGGCAGTGACAGCAACAGCAGGAGCGACTTCAACATGTTCGACGATGATACTCCTCCCGCTCCTAAACCTCCAGTGGTTCCTACCGAGGACTCCTTGTACGAAGGTATAAACAACGTGGACAATGTAGTCAACCTCGTGACGCACACTCTAGTGAACCACCTTCCTAGCGAGATGCCCAGCAACTTCGTGAATGTCTACAAAGCTATCCCCAACTCTGGCACTAGAGCACAGAAGAAGAATCTCGCGAAGATGTTGCTCGCGCTGATCAATAACAAAGAGGAACCTGAACCTATCGCACCTCCTTCAACCTCATCCCTCTCAGATCTCACATCAAAAATACCGCTGCTTAGAGACGATGAAGAGAAGGTCACGCTCAAAAATGCTGTGGCAAAGTTACAGGAGTCGACAAAGGACAGGCAAATAGAGAGTGCGGTGTCTAAGCTTATGGAGGAAACGAGACAGGAACAGCTGAAGGAGGAGGAGAGAAAACAGAAGGAGAAAGAGAAACCAGTAGCCCCGCCTACGCCGACAGTTCCTAAGCTAAAACAGAAAGTGAAGTTGTTGAAACTGCAGGAGATCACGAGGCCTATACCGAAGGAGATCAAAGAGAGGCTGATTACTCAGGCTGTGAGCAGGATATTGAACGCGGAGACGGAGAGCGCCATCGGTGGAGTGGCACACATGCGGGCGAAGTTCATCACAATATTTGCATCAAGTTACACACCAGAGTTGCGGGATTTAGTGTTGAATCACATTCTGGAGGACCCGGCGAACAGGATCGATTTGGCTCTGTCATGGTTATATGAAGAGTATGCGTTTATGCAGGGTTTCAATCGTCACCCGGTGACTTTGCAGCCCAAAGTGCACGAGAAACACGATCAGAACTACAATCAGTTGCTTTGTGCGTTGATTACTCAGATCTCGGAGCGTGGAGACCCTGTCATGGAAGGTTCCAAGGACATGTTGCTGAGGAAGATATACTCTGAGTGTCCGGTGGTGACTGATGAGGCGGTGGACTATTTGAAGCACCTGGTTACTGAAGAAAAGGTCGCGTTGTTAGCTCTGGAGTTATTGGAGGAACTTTGTTTAATGCGACCTCCGAGGGCCCACAAGTATATCACTTCGTTGGTGTGTCAtgttt TAAATGAAAACGAGGAAATAAGAGACGTGGCCCTAAAGGCGGTGCTGAAGATATACAAACGTACATCGGACGCGGTCCGCAAGGTGATCGAAAAGCACAGCCTGCTGTACCTGGGCTTCATCTCCATGCCACACCCACCTCACGAGCTGTGCGACTCTCGCACTGGCCGGGCCATGTGGACCGACGAACTGTACCATATGTGTCTCAATCTTATTATGGCGTTGCTGCCAACTAATGAAG AACTAATAATAGAAGTGGCGCGAGTGTACGGCACGGCGGGGGCGGAGGCGAAGCGCTGCGTGCTGCGCGCGGTGGAGGGCCCGGTccgcgccgccgcgccccgCCAGGCCACGCAGCTCAGCCCCGCCTACGTCGCCTTACTCGACGAGTGTCCGCGGGGAGCCGAGACCTTACTTACTAGACTAGTTCATATATTCACTGAGAAAG CGCCCCCGTCCCAGGAGCTGGTATCCAAAGTGCGGGAACTGTATGCGACGCGGGTGTCAGACGTCCGCTTCCTTATACCTGTACTCACTGGACTGTCTAAAAAGGAG ATCCTGGCAGCTCTACCGaagcttataaaattaaacccTATGGTTGTGAAAGAAGTTTTCAACAAATTACTTGGGCTGCAGAATCCTCACGATGAGAATTCACCGG TTACTCCAGCGGAGCTGTTGGTGACGCTGCACCTGATAGACCCGAGCAAGGCGGACCTCAAGTACATCATCAAGGCCACCGCGCTGTGCTTCGCTGAGAAACAGACTTACACGCAGGAC GTGTTATCAGCAGTGCTACAAAGGTTGTCGGAAGAGCCTGAGATCCCCGTGCTGATGATGAGGACAGTGCTGCAAGCTCTCACGCTGTACCCAGCACTTGGGCCGCTTGTACTTAATATACTGCAGCTGCTTATTGAGAAGGAG GTGTGGCTGAACAAGGTGGCGTGGGAGGGGTGGGTGAAGTGCTGCGAGCGACTGGTCCCGGCGTGCGGCGCGCTGCTGGCGGGGCTGGGCCCGCGCCCGCTGGCGCAGGCCGCCGCGGCGCCGCGCCTGCTGGCCGCGCTCAGGGACCATCTGCACCAAATGCCGCCGCACCACAGGAACGCGCTGCCGCATCACGTGCTCGCGCTCGCACAG cAAGAGCCAGCGCCGGCATACCCAGCGCCGCCCACCCCGGGTCCGGGCATGGCCCCAATGTCAGTTCCACCACCGTCCATGACCCCAGTCCCATCATCCACCCCCATCCCCACCCTCACTCCAGTCCCCCCACCCAACCCCGTGGAACCACTACCCCCAGGAATGGAATGA
- the LOC118267551 gene encoding uncharacterized protein LOC118267551 has protein sequence MCIDFNVNLPTLVSFLLLYSLKTGCIVILIWTLIRSLSLLMFFVLAMMDTFLPVSLSVTAMLLTKTPPDDEHYFPVFTGYLIMIVTESFLFIFTIVLGSGIYSRNPFRVGQFLICRFFCWISETTFLSMLCIVHLHLIGWYLVFLMVIILEFYNFIVVYSYYMDLMEEYQEREIEERAKEKAKFIAAATAGCDPNQIRALPEPKPSNCNEMLCTTL, from the exons atgtgcATCGATTTCAATGTTAATCTACCGACGCTGGTGTCCTTTCTACTTCTATATTCTTTGAAAACTGGCTGCATTGTTATTCTAATATGGACTTTG ATACGATCCCTTTCCTTGCTGATGTTCTTCGTGCTTGCGATGATGGATACCTTCCTGCCAGTCTCCCTGTCTGTAACAGCCATGCTCCTGACGAAGACCCCGCCAGATGATGAGCACTACTTCCCCGTGTTCACTGGCTACCTCATAATGATTGTTACTGAGAGCTTCCTCTTCATATTCACCATAGTTTTGGGATCAGGAATATATTCT CGCAACCCGTTCCGTGTCGGCCAATTCTTAATATGCAGGTTTTTCTGCTGGATCAGTGAGACGACCTTCCTGTCCATGCTCTGTATCGTGCACCTGCACCTCATCGGCTGGTACCTGGTGTTTCTCATGGTTATCA TCTTAGAGTTTTACAACTTCATCGTAGTCTACAGTTACTACATGGACTTGATGGAAGAGTATCAGGAAAGGGAGATTGAGGAGAGAGCAAAAGAAAAAGCAAAGTTTATAGCAGCAGCTACAGCTGGATGTGATCCCAATCAGATCCGTGCTCTCCCAGAGCCAAAGCCATCAAACTGCAATGAAATGTTATGTACTACTTTATAG
- the LOC118267552 gene encoding uncharacterized protein LOC118267552, which translates to MVFELPRYNKCCCCIPLKIGVLLIGYFSIFMSCMTLATISWTIFTVSKFVDNHQNQPNPEHPPSEIKKVALGLYLTFAYYLLVFLVNLAINIVLIIGAHREKPNYLRFYFRATLLMFCLSIALVIVTFVFMGFIATLPILKWSLTLLVVMIIVRSYYLVLEDREKPPVYELQPYVPVQQAPLMA; encoded by the exons atggtGTTCGAACTACCAAGATACAATAAATGTTGTTGTTGCATACCGTTGAAAATCGGTGTGTTGCTCATCGgatatttttctatt tTTATGTCGTGTATGACACTAGCTACCATTTCATGGACAATCTTTACAGTTTCAAAATTCGTAGACAATCATCAGAATCAACCAAATCCTGAGCATCCACCAAGTGAAATCAAGAAAGTGGCTTTGGGCCTGTACCTAACGTTTGCCTACTACTTATTGGTGTTCCTGGTCAATCTTGCCATTAATATCGTGTTAATTATTGGAGCACATAGG GAAAAGCCGAATTACTTGAGGTTCTACTTCAGAGCAACATTATTAATGTTCTGCCTGAGTATCGCATTGGTTATTGTGACATTCGTGTTTATGGGATTTATAGCCACACTGCCCATACTCAAGTGGTCCT tAACTCTCCTCGTGGTTATGATCATAGTAAGAAGTTATTACCTGGTCCTGGAGGACAGAGAGAAGCCGCCAGTTTATGAACTGCAGCCTTACGTTCCTGTACAACAAGCGCCGCTGATGGCTTAA